A stretch of DNA from Dioscorea cayenensis subsp. rotundata cultivar TDr96_F1 chromosome 4, TDr96_F1_v2_PseudoChromosome.rev07_lg8_w22 25.fasta, whole genome shotgun sequence:
GTGAATCTCCGAGCAATTGCTTGTAGAGCAGAAAGAAACTCCGAAGAAAATCAGATGTCTAGTGATCCTAAAGCCACATCTGGGGTTATATCTGACACTGATCTGTTGTCACCAAACCAATTGAATGAGAAACACGcttcttttggtaatgtttcTCCTGCACCTTCGATTGAACACAACAGTAAATGGGGTGTGTTTGGGAAAGTCTGCAGGCTTGATAGGCCGTGCATGGTGGATGAAGTTCATCTTCGTAGATTTGATGGCCTATTGGTAACTCACGTATTTCACATGAAACACATTTGAATGTTTATGCTGAAGTTTTCTGATAATATGATTTGAATGAAGGAAAATGGAGGAACTCATCGATGTGTTGCTGCTAGCATCACTGTGAAAGCTCCTATTAGTGAAGTGTGGAATGTTTTGACAGCCTATGAAGCATTGCCTGAGTATGCACTTCATGATTTCTATTCTTTGAGTAGTAAAGAGAGTGAATGTTTAGGTGGAAGTTTACAATGCTTTTACCTTTACTACTTTCTTCCATTATATGCCATATACGTTTAATTCTACAGGTTTGTTCCTAATTTAGCAATCAGTAAGATTTTGTCgagggaaaaaaacaaagttcGGATTCTTCAGGTATGATGTTAGACATTTATgagtaattttgaaatataCATTAATCAATTGGTTGTTATTTTGCAGGAAGGTTGCAAAGGTCTTCTTTATATGGTACTCCATGCACGTGTTGTTCTAGAGCTACATGAAATCTTTGAACGTGAGATCAGCTTTGAGCAAGTTGAAGGGGACTTTGACTTATTGAAAGGGAAATGGCATTTAGAACAACTTGGAAATCAGCACACTCTAATGAAGTATACTGTGGAGTCGAAAATGCATAAAGATACCTTTCTATCGGAAGCTATTGTAGAAGAGGTACATATTGATGCATGGTTTGGTAGTTTCTGATTTATCTTCCTCTTTTAATCTAATCAAGTGGATTGCAAATTTCCTAAATACAGGTTGTATATGAAGATTTACCATCAAATCTATGTGCTATTCGTGACTTTGTTGAAAATAGACTCCTGATTATTGACCCATTGAAACCAATAGATGCAAAAGTAGTTCGAGTGGAAAATTCTTTTTGTGTCTCAGAGAGTAAACCTGCCAAGCAGAATTCCAGCTTTGATGCATCATCAAACTCATCAAGGCAAAGATCAAAAGTTCCAGGTTTACAAAGTGATATTGAAGTTCTCAAAGCCGAACTTTTGAAGTTCATCTCAGAGCATGGTCAGGAAGGGTATATGCCCATGAGAAAACAACTTCGTTCGCATGGAAGAGTGGACATTGAGAAAGCAATATCAAGGTATGGTGGATTTAGAAAGACTGCAATCTTATTGAACCTCTCCCTTGCTTACAAACATCGGAAACCAAAAGGTTACTGGGACAACCTTGAGAATTTACAAGAAGAGGTAATCTGAACATTGAATTTACCAACTCACATTTATTGTAAACAATGAAAATTTCCCCATATTTGTTCAATCCATGCAGATCAGCAGGTTTCAGAGAAAATGGGGAATGGATCCTGCATACATGCCAAGCAGGAAATCATTCGAACGTGCAGGTTACTTCTTAATACTTTAACAATCATTTGAATAACCAAAGCTCGGTCTGGTTTTCGTTTGctaattttatcatatcaaCAGGACGATACGACATTGCTCGAGCACTGGAAAAATGGGGTGGTCTGCAGGAGGTTTCTCGCCTTTTATCACTGGAGTTGAGACATACCCGAAGACGATCAAACCTTGAAAAATCAAGCAAGCTTACTGATACTGCAACCAGTGATGATTCTAATGCTCAAGGCAAGATGTCAAGTAAGCCTTTAGTTTCTCAGGATGCACAGAAATGGCTCATGAAACTCAAGGATTTGGATATTAACTGGGTTGAATGAAACCACAGGCCTTAAATCATCAGTTCTTGAacatttttatgtatatattattatctcaTTCCAACTTGACAAACattttgtttgtattattaAAATCTTATGATTTAGAATCAATTGATTATGTATATGAATTGACAAACATTTTGAAGTCATGTTGTCCAGATTGAATTTGAAACATTATCTCTTTCTATGGTGCAATCTGACTTGGATTATACAAATCTTTTTACTAGTGAAAACAGTGCcagaatttattaatttaaagttATAAAATAGTAGCAAAATTATAGAAGATCTTTTGGTCtttaatttccaattttttgcCTTAGATTATAATAAATGCTAAAGATTATTttcaaccttttttttcttaatataaatatgCACACAATTAAATATTCTgtataatatatgaaaatactttattttaattaaaattacgAATTTTTCACTGACATCAATTATGTAACACATACATTATAATATCtatcataaaatagattttattcaacaaagaggtaaaaaaataaaaataaaattatttatacttATTGTAATCttaagttaaaatataaaataataataataataataattcccatgaataataaataaaattaaaattaaaaagggcATTGTGAGGTATTAATCTAAAGGGAGTGGTTAGTAAAAAGCACATAAGATTTATCATCACGTTATAGTTGTGATtcattactatttatttttttctagttcCCTAATTAAAtggataatttataaatttctccattaaaaaaaatttattaatttcataaataataaaagttcatATATTAACAGCATTTTTAGCTAATTTGTAAATTAGAAACTTCATGAACTAAAAATGAAGGTATAAAATTACTTATTCCCCCCtcaatttcaatttaattactTGAAATTCCTCCCTCTATTTTCATCAGCTTCTTTCTCAACCTTTTAATTTaagaaaagtaaatatatatatatatatatatatatatatatatatatagatttttgtttaaatgctAAAATTCGAGTCAAAACGGTAATTATAGTGATAAATATCTCATTTTGTGTGATcaaagagaaaattaaaaaaaaaaatttatatataaactatcaatttacaaattatttaataaattgaaagaaagaaaaaaagaagagaaaaagaggaaCTTTGGGGATTAAGCCCTAGAGACGTTCATTTGGGGGAAGGGATGAAACCCAGATCCGCCGATATTCACAAAATTCGGTAAACATTTATGGATCTGAACCTTCGAATTGACTGAAAACTCGATTGAAATCAATCATTGATCTCCAATTTGGTGTATGTGATTCAAATCCCCTTTGATTTTTGTAGAAAAATCAGAGCTTGAGAACCTGATTTTTTGGGGTGGATGATGGTTTTGATGcgaaaattttgatgtttttgagggaattagggttttgatctgTTGATCGGAGAAGTGACAGCGGGGATGATGGTGGATTGGGTTTGAATCGAGTGAAAACGTTGTGGAGATTTGAGGGAAATTGAGAAACCATAGAGAAATATGCAAGCGAGGAATCGGAACTCCGGGGAGGGGATGAGGTCCTACAACTCCGGTTACCGTGGCTTCGGCCGGGGTGGCTTCAGCCGGGGCCATTCGAAGCCCTATGCTCCGCCGCCACCGCCGCCGCCACCTCCGCCGCCGCGCAAGACTGACATCTTGTTAGAGGCCGGGCGGTTGGCGGCTGAGTACTTGGTCTTCAAAGGGCTCCTTCCTCCGAACTCGCT
This window harbors:
- the LOC120259516 gene encoding uncharacterized protein LOC120259516, whose translation is MRAQCSPISSSSSSILHSISRRPRFLFSLPTIAPSYRPLTSLKPISINGFNSSRHSAEALPQCSKIEDEEVENGSVHCEMETVSWRERRIKACILVDADVESVWNVLTDYERLADFVPNLVYSGRIPCPHRGRIWLEQRGLQRALYWHIEARVVLDLQELPDLDDGCELLFAMVDGDFKKFEGKWSVKAGPRASTAVLSYEVNVIPTFNFPAIFIERIIRCDLPVNLRAIACRAERNSEENQMSSDPKATSGVISDTDLLSPNQLNEKHASFGNVSPAPSIEHNSKWGVFGKVCRLDRPCMVDEVHLRRFDGLLENGGTHRCVAASITVKAPISEVWNVLTAYEALPEFVPNLAISKILSREKNKVRILQEGCKGLLYMVLHARVVLELHEIFEREISFEQVEGDFDLLKGKWHLEQLGNQHTLMKYTVESKMHKDTFLSEAIVEEVVYEDLPSNLCAIRDFVENRLLIIDPLKPIDAKVVRVENSFCVSESKPAKQNSSFDASSNSSRQRSKVPGLQSDIEVLKAELLKFISEHGQEGYMPMRKQLRSHGRVDIEKAISRYGGFRKTAILLNLSLAYKHRKPKGYWDNLENLQEEISRFQRKWGMDPAYMPSRKSFERAGRYDIARALEKWGGLQEVSRLLSLELRHTRRRSNLEKSSKLTDTATSDDSNAQGKMSSKPLVSQDAQKWLMKLKDLDINWVE